A genomic segment from Fundulus heteroclitus isolate FHET01 chromosome 6, MU-UCD_Fhet_4.1, whole genome shotgun sequence encodes:
- the nyap2b gene encoding neuronal tyrosine-phosphorylated phosphoinositide-3-kinase adapter 2 isoform X1, producing MSSKEEETLSFFQYVEENGLRTYNSLVAQNLDHTRNERNRTFLQEKRDKKRKQEEAIRRTGEDIATEGKHLRMGSITMPDPQERMPLPHLHTIACGQGFSVRSQSLHSVGGGGNSGGGGDEEVGSPTSRKQPPPKPRRDPATKLSMSSEAVDHSAMSTCHGERCDAQGCNEDCRRVPPPKPKRNPNTQLSVSFDESYIRSHGSGGVCPSKPLHHTTSPCERNPSPPQSDESPTDDCEDEPVYIEMGGIDIGPREPLRSEDEEPGESVYEEMKYPALDDMEYRTDPVGCRSACPTPAPYDPEPLSRCSTPRNIPLCDIPAPFPNLLTHRPPLLVFPPAPAQCSPNSDESPLTPLDVTKLPMLENQPYSKSPTSSNEPPPSAHIRRELTATPTLTVSGRSSAPPLPCTLYKSSSSSSYQRSHSACPSPVSMGRCLTPLSLMRTPPFDAPMPFPGGLPRSASATPHGKGSPPQEGVGRLHGSMQNVSTGRSRTPTSPLDELTNLFTTGRNMLKKNTSGRKSKEPGESESKVKSHGDSKREGKERHSKESKRESKERHSKESSHRRDKDRDKEKDRGTSSNTEPPVHRRNSRDRTSSSTDAPIVCRDSKDQASSGLEPIPGRRDSKDRGCSSLDPIPLIRKDSKDRGISNGELMPRKESKDRSGGHGTESSQRQDSKDRDKLIDQPHEPLSRQDSKERTRNGMDYKHESRERLLDRPPELLPRQDSKEQARNGLESKQHSRDRAGDLLPRQESKDRTRNGPEYRHDCKDGRPDLLLHQESVDRERSSTEHKYEGRIDQPPEMPPRQETSRSNRADLKYEVRDRSCHNGGDLPPHLLPRQESKDLSRTGLEVRRDSKDRSLNSSEQHHYDIKRTKSPPSLEYRCDKERGHKSDGTPRRDNRTNYNMDSSKAQERNGSTISGQHSSTNTPTHHGRSSGSPPFTAGTGNDLKTAPKYSRSPSVPNNPSPIGTPQRRAGETHQSQVPQMPWICGDTTMLEQIERKRNLCAEILSRQHPHLQRYLERPPPPDKNEDRYHERSQCKLESSSVLAGCGKSSGTKKIRPPPYPTQTTVFWDTAI from the exons ATGAGCTCCAAAGAGGAGGAAACTCTCAGCTTTTTCCAGTATGTTGAGGAGAATGGGCTGAGAACCTACAACAGTCTGGTGGCTCAAAACTTGGACCACACCAGGAATGAGAGAAACAGGACATTCCTGCAGGAAAAAAgagacaagaaaagaaaacaggaggaaGCCATACGGAG AACTGGTGAGGATATAGCAACAGAAGGCAAACACTTGCGTATGGGCTCAATAACCATGCCTGATCCCCAGGAGCGTATGCCCTTGCCCCACCTGCACACCATAGCCTGCGGGCAGGGCTTTTCTGTCCGCTCCCAGTCCCTTCATTCGGTCGGGGGTGGAGGTAACAGCGGAGGAGGAGGGGATGAGGAAGTAGGGAGTCCGACCTCTAGGAAGCAGCCACCACCTAAGCCTAGGAGAGACCCGGCCACCAAGCTAAGCATGTCGTCTGAGGCGGTGGACCACAGTGCCATGTCCACCTGCCACGGGGAGAGATGTGACG CACAAGGATGCAATGAGGACTGTCGGAGGGTGCCACCTCCCAAACCCAAAAGGAACCCGAACACACAACTGAGTGTTTCCTTTGATGAATCCTACATTAGGAGCCATGGGAGCGGTGGTGTGTGCCCGTCCAAGCCCCTCCACCACACCACATCCCCCTGTGAACGTAACCCCTCACCTCCACAGAGCGATGAGAGTCCCACTGACGACTGCGAGGATGAGCCTGTCTATATAGAAATGGGTGGGATTGACATAGGACCGCGGGAACCGTTGAGGAGTGAGGATGAGGAGCCAGGAGAGTCTGTGTATGAGGAAATGAAGTACCCAGCCCTGGATGATATGGAGTACCGCACCGATCCTGTTGGATGTCGTTCTGCCTGCCCCACCCCGGCACCCTATGACCCAGAGCCGCTTAGTCGCTGTTCCACCCCTCGGAACATTCCCTTATGTGACATTCCTGCACCCTTTCCTAATTTACTCACTCACCGGCCTCCGCTGCTGGTGTTTCCACCAGCACCGGCCCAGTGCTCGCCAAACTCAGATGAGTCCCCCCTCACACCTTTAGATGTAACCAAATTACCAATGCTGGAGAACCAGCCCTACAGCAAATCCCCCACCTCTTCGAATGAGCCTCCCCCCTCTGCACACATCCGCAGGGAGCTCACTGCTACCCCGACACTCACAGTCTCTGGCCGCTCCTCTGCACCTCCGCTCCCCTGTACTCTCTATAAATCCTCGTCATCCTCATCCTATCAGCGTAGCCACTCTGCCTGCCCGTCACCAGTCAGCATGGGCCGCTGTCTCACCCCTCTGAGCCTAATGCGCACACCTCCATTTGATGCTCCAATGCCATTTCCCGGGGGTCTCCCTCGGAGTGCCTCCGCTACCCCTCATGGCAAAGGTTCCCCACCTCAAGAAGGCGTCGGACGGCTCCACGGCTCTATGCAGAATGTGTCAACAGGTCGTTCGCGGACACCCACCAGTCCACTCGACGAGCTAACGAACCTGTTCACCACAGGCAGGaacatgttaaagaaaaacacCAGTGGAAGAAAATCTAAAGAACCAGGAGAGA GTGAGTCTAAGGTCAAGTCTCACGGTGATTCTAAGCGCGAGGGTAAGGAACGCCACAGCAAGGAGTCCAAACGTGAGTCCAAAGAGCGTCACAGCAAGGAGTCTTCTCATCGAAGAGACAAAgacagagacaaagaaaaagatcGGGGCACCAGCAGCAATACAGAACCTCCGGTCCACAGACGCAACAGTAGGGACCGCACTTCCAGCAGTACAGACGCGCCCATTGTTTGCAGGGATAGCAAGGACCAAGCCTCCAGTGGTCTAGAGCCCATCCCTGGCAGACGGGACTCCAAAGACAGAGGCTGCAGCTCCTTAGACCCCATACCTTTAATAAGAAAAGACTCAAAAGACAGAGGTATCAGCAATGGCGAACTGATGCCTAGGAAAGAGAGTAAAGATCGGAGTGGGGGGCACGGAACAGAGTCCTCACAAAGACAGGACAGCAAAGACCGAGACAAGCTAATAGATCAACCACATGAGCCGTTGTCAAGACAAGACAGCAAGGAAAGGACAAGGAACGGTATGGATTACAAGCATGAAAGCAGAGAGAGACTGCTGGATCGGCCACCTGAGCTTTTACCTCGGCAGGACAGCAAAGAGCAAGCCAGGAATGGTTTGGAATCGAAGCAGCACAGCCGAGACCGGGCAGGTGACCTTCTGCCGCGTCAAGAAAGCAAAGATAGAACTAGAAATGGACCTGAATATCGGCATGATTGCAAAGACGGTCGTCCTGATTTGTTACTCCATCAAGAGAGTGTCGACAGAGAAAGAAGTAGCACTGAACATAAATACGAAGGAAGAATAGACCAGCCACCTGAAATGCCACCACGACAAGAAACATCCAGGAGCAACAGGGCTGATCTTAAGTATGAGGTCAGAGATCGGAGCTGCCACAACGGAGGGGATCTTCCTCCCCATCTTTTACCCAGGCAGGAGAGTAAAGACCTGAGTAGGACCGGCCTTGAAGTGAGGCGGGACAGCAAAGACAGAAGTCTTAATAGCTCAGAGCAGCATCATTATGACATCAAGCGCACAAAGAGTCCTCCTTCACTGGAGTACAGGTGTGATAAAGAACGTGGGCACAAGTCCGATGGCACACCACGGCGTGATAACAGAACAAATTACAACATGGACTCATCAAAAGCACAAGAGAGAAACGGCAGCACAATTTCAGGGCAGCATTCATCCACTAACACACCCACTCACCATGGGAGATCATCCGGTAGCCCGCCTTTCACTGCAGGAACTGGAAACG atttgaAAACAGCACCTAAGTATAGCCGCTCCCCTTCTGTGCCCAATAATCCTTCCCCAATAGGAACGCCACAAAGGAGAGCAGGAGAGACACATCAAAGTCAG GTGCCCCAGATGCCATGGATATGTGGAGACACCACTATGCTAGAGCAGATAGAGAGGAAACGTAACCTGTGTGCAGAGATCCTCTCAAGGCAGCATCCTCACTTGCAGAGATATCTGGAAAGGCCTCCACCTCCGGACAAGAATGAGGACAGGTACCACGAGCGAAGTCAGTGCAAGCTGGAAAGCTCATCAGTCCTCGCTGGCTGTGGGAAAAGCAGTGGAACCAAGAAGATCCGACCTCCCCCATACCCAACACAGACAACTGTATTCTGGGACACAGCCATTTGA
- the nyap2b gene encoding neuronal tyrosine-phosphorylated phosphoinositide-3-kinase adapter 2 isoform X2, giving the protein MGPPAKLRVQYCTLDSGKDRRHFDLHNSKDKALLTGEDIATEGKHLRMGSITMPDPQERMPLPHLHTIACGQGFSVRSQSLHSVGGGGNSGGGGDEEVGSPTSRKQPPPKPRRDPATKLSMSSEAVDHSAMSTCHGERCDAQGCNEDCRRVPPPKPKRNPNTQLSVSFDESYIRSHGSGGVCPSKPLHHTTSPCERNPSPPQSDESPTDDCEDEPVYIEMGGIDIGPREPLRSEDEEPGESVYEEMKYPALDDMEYRTDPVGCRSACPTPAPYDPEPLSRCSTPRNIPLCDIPAPFPNLLTHRPPLLVFPPAPAQCSPNSDESPLTPLDVTKLPMLENQPYSKSPTSSNEPPPSAHIRRELTATPTLTVSGRSSAPPLPCTLYKSSSSSSYQRSHSACPSPVSMGRCLTPLSLMRTPPFDAPMPFPGGLPRSASATPHGKGSPPQEGVGRLHGSMQNVSTGRSRTPTSPLDELTNLFTTGRNMLKKNTSGRKSKEPGESESKVKSHGDSKREGKERHSKESKRESKERHSKESSHRRDKDRDKEKDRGTSSNTEPPVHRRNSRDRTSSSTDAPIVCRDSKDQASSGLEPIPGRRDSKDRGCSSLDPIPLIRKDSKDRGISNGELMPRKESKDRSGGHGTESSQRQDSKDRDKLIDQPHEPLSRQDSKERTRNGMDYKHESRERLLDRPPELLPRQDSKEQARNGLESKQHSRDRAGDLLPRQESKDRTRNGPEYRHDCKDGRPDLLLHQESVDRERSSTEHKYEGRIDQPPEMPPRQETSRSNRADLKYEVRDRSCHNGGDLPPHLLPRQESKDLSRTGLEVRRDSKDRSLNSSEQHHYDIKRTKSPPSLEYRCDKERGHKSDGTPRRDNRTNYNMDSSKAQERNGSTISGQHSSTNTPTHHGRSSGSPPFTAGTGNDLKTAPKYSRSPSVPNNPSPIGTPQRRAGETHQSQVPQMPWICGDTTMLEQIERKRNLCAEILSRQHPHLQRYLERPPPPDKNEDRYHERSQCKLESSSVLAGCGKSSGTKKIRPPPYPTQTTVFWDTAI; this is encoded by the exons AACTGGTGAGGATATAGCAACAGAAGGCAAACACTTGCGTATGGGCTCAATAACCATGCCTGATCCCCAGGAGCGTATGCCCTTGCCCCACCTGCACACCATAGCCTGCGGGCAGGGCTTTTCTGTCCGCTCCCAGTCCCTTCATTCGGTCGGGGGTGGAGGTAACAGCGGAGGAGGAGGGGATGAGGAAGTAGGGAGTCCGACCTCTAGGAAGCAGCCACCACCTAAGCCTAGGAGAGACCCGGCCACCAAGCTAAGCATGTCGTCTGAGGCGGTGGACCACAGTGCCATGTCCACCTGCCACGGGGAGAGATGTGACG CACAAGGATGCAATGAGGACTGTCGGAGGGTGCCACCTCCCAAACCCAAAAGGAACCCGAACACACAACTGAGTGTTTCCTTTGATGAATCCTACATTAGGAGCCATGGGAGCGGTGGTGTGTGCCCGTCCAAGCCCCTCCACCACACCACATCCCCCTGTGAACGTAACCCCTCACCTCCACAGAGCGATGAGAGTCCCACTGACGACTGCGAGGATGAGCCTGTCTATATAGAAATGGGTGGGATTGACATAGGACCGCGGGAACCGTTGAGGAGTGAGGATGAGGAGCCAGGAGAGTCTGTGTATGAGGAAATGAAGTACCCAGCCCTGGATGATATGGAGTACCGCACCGATCCTGTTGGATGTCGTTCTGCCTGCCCCACCCCGGCACCCTATGACCCAGAGCCGCTTAGTCGCTGTTCCACCCCTCGGAACATTCCCTTATGTGACATTCCTGCACCCTTTCCTAATTTACTCACTCACCGGCCTCCGCTGCTGGTGTTTCCACCAGCACCGGCCCAGTGCTCGCCAAACTCAGATGAGTCCCCCCTCACACCTTTAGATGTAACCAAATTACCAATGCTGGAGAACCAGCCCTACAGCAAATCCCCCACCTCTTCGAATGAGCCTCCCCCCTCTGCACACATCCGCAGGGAGCTCACTGCTACCCCGACACTCACAGTCTCTGGCCGCTCCTCTGCACCTCCGCTCCCCTGTACTCTCTATAAATCCTCGTCATCCTCATCCTATCAGCGTAGCCACTCTGCCTGCCCGTCACCAGTCAGCATGGGCCGCTGTCTCACCCCTCTGAGCCTAATGCGCACACCTCCATTTGATGCTCCAATGCCATTTCCCGGGGGTCTCCCTCGGAGTGCCTCCGCTACCCCTCATGGCAAAGGTTCCCCACCTCAAGAAGGCGTCGGACGGCTCCACGGCTCTATGCAGAATGTGTCAACAGGTCGTTCGCGGACACCCACCAGTCCACTCGACGAGCTAACGAACCTGTTCACCACAGGCAGGaacatgttaaagaaaaacacCAGTGGAAGAAAATCTAAAGAACCAGGAGAGA GTGAGTCTAAGGTCAAGTCTCACGGTGATTCTAAGCGCGAGGGTAAGGAACGCCACAGCAAGGAGTCCAAACGTGAGTCCAAAGAGCGTCACAGCAAGGAGTCTTCTCATCGAAGAGACAAAgacagagacaaagaaaaagatcGGGGCACCAGCAGCAATACAGAACCTCCGGTCCACAGACGCAACAGTAGGGACCGCACTTCCAGCAGTACAGACGCGCCCATTGTTTGCAGGGATAGCAAGGACCAAGCCTCCAGTGGTCTAGAGCCCATCCCTGGCAGACGGGACTCCAAAGACAGAGGCTGCAGCTCCTTAGACCCCATACCTTTAATAAGAAAAGACTCAAAAGACAGAGGTATCAGCAATGGCGAACTGATGCCTAGGAAAGAGAGTAAAGATCGGAGTGGGGGGCACGGAACAGAGTCCTCACAAAGACAGGACAGCAAAGACCGAGACAAGCTAATAGATCAACCACATGAGCCGTTGTCAAGACAAGACAGCAAGGAAAGGACAAGGAACGGTATGGATTACAAGCATGAAAGCAGAGAGAGACTGCTGGATCGGCCACCTGAGCTTTTACCTCGGCAGGACAGCAAAGAGCAAGCCAGGAATGGTTTGGAATCGAAGCAGCACAGCCGAGACCGGGCAGGTGACCTTCTGCCGCGTCAAGAAAGCAAAGATAGAACTAGAAATGGACCTGAATATCGGCATGATTGCAAAGACGGTCGTCCTGATTTGTTACTCCATCAAGAGAGTGTCGACAGAGAAAGAAGTAGCACTGAACATAAATACGAAGGAAGAATAGACCAGCCACCTGAAATGCCACCACGACAAGAAACATCCAGGAGCAACAGGGCTGATCTTAAGTATGAGGTCAGAGATCGGAGCTGCCACAACGGAGGGGATCTTCCTCCCCATCTTTTACCCAGGCAGGAGAGTAAAGACCTGAGTAGGACCGGCCTTGAAGTGAGGCGGGACAGCAAAGACAGAAGTCTTAATAGCTCAGAGCAGCATCATTATGACATCAAGCGCACAAAGAGTCCTCCTTCACTGGAGTACAGGTGTGATAAAGAACGTGGGCACAAGTCCGATGGCACACCACGGCGTGATAACAGAACAAATTACAACATGGACTCATCAAAAGCACAAGAGAGAAACGGCAGCACAATTTCAGGGCAGCATTCATCCACTAACACACCCACTCACCATGGGAGATCATCCGGTAGCCCGCCTTTCACTGCAGGAACTGGAAACG atttgaAAACAGCACCTAAGTATAGCCGCTCCCCTTCTGTGCCCAATAATCCTTCCCCAATAGGAACGCCACAAAGGAGAGCAGGAGAGACACATCAAAGTCAG GTGCCCCAGATGCCATGGATATGTGGAGACACCACTATGCTAGAGCAGATAGAGAGGAAACGTAACCTGTGTGCAGAGATCCTCTCAAGGCAGCATCCTCACTTGCAGAGATATCTGGAAAGGCCTCCACCTCCGGACAAGAATGAGGACAGGTACCACGAGCGAAGTCAGTGCAAGCTGGAAAGCTCATCAGTCCTCGCTGGCTGTGGGAAAAGCAGTGGAACCAAGAAGATCCGACCTCCCCCATACCCAACACAGACAACTGTATTCTGGGACACAGCCATTTGA
- the LOC110369385 gene encoding collagen alpha-1(IV) chain: MFSSQPGATGAPGPRGAVGSPGIPGTPGHPGSPGLQGQLGSQGHKGDPGDNGDIGATGPPGPPCTVCDLLGPPGPHGPSGHPGQQGVPGYTGEKGVRGDIGLPGHGQKGLKGNPGMPGGLGLPGPRGLVGLPGDNGTDGLKGQKGEKGHPGKSGSRGGLGNPGPPGPRGEKGERGSTGQFGIAGDPGLPGKKGSTGPMGLPGVCHKVNVTKGQSGFRGNKGLPGHPGVAGPKGKNGTQGDMGPDGRPGLKGLKGFAGVPGRDGLSGPSGRRGIKGFPGPRGYSGNTGDQGDTGTPGQIGIPGLPGFPGAKGDKGQSYGIPGPQGLKGLPGEVGPSAPRGSAGDPGDPGPRGRSGQPGNPGITGETGRQGGPGSPGSQGPFGRPGIWGPPGDEGGVGPPGLPGPHGSAGSPGTTGLDGLDGLKGSKGLKGASGIDTPGPPGKIGLPGAKGAQGISGCAGKTIAGLKGQRGPPGNTGPAGIPGTPGSPGKTCQTPLHGPHGDKGYEGPTGPTGPPGPPGRPGPQDCSVSYKGDPGPVGHPGVQGYRGHKGLPGSPGPFGHLGIRGPKGEKGHEGARGPQGPKGQGGIHGPRGCKGEPGPVGDPGVKGEPGDLITLGFAPPGATGPKGLQGSVGTQGDVGPPGPFGQTGPKGPKGSLGFPGKPGPPGLDGPRGDPGDVGEPGFTGPQGAPGPPGDAGEPGHRGPLRSGFLLVIHSQSVQVPQCPAGSNLLWVGYSLIYLEGQEKAHTQDLGQPGSCLPVFSTMPFSYCDKDACYYSSRNDKSYWLSTTAPIPMMPLFGQEISLHISRCVVCETHSPATPFHSQTHAVPPCPSGWRSLWTGYSFLLHTGAGDEGGGQSLASSGSCLKDFRTHPLIECQGAQGSCHYFSNLYSFWLTTVKETEEFLPVRPGTIKITEQQRLKTSRCNVCLRD, translated from the exons ATGTTTTCATCCCAGCCAGGTGCTACTGGGGCACCTGGACCACGAGGGGCTGTTGGGTCACCTGGAATTCCTGGAACCCCTGGACATCCAGGATCACCAG GATTACAAGGCCAACTAGGATCCCAAGGCCACAAAGGAGATCCTGGGGATAATGGTGACATTGGAGCTACTGGTCCCCCAGGTCCACCCTGTACTGTTTGTGATTTGCTTGGACCACCAGGACCTCATGGACCTTCAGGGCACCCTGGTCAACAAGGAGTGCCAG gctacactggTGAGAAAGGTGTTAGGGGAGACATTGGTCTACCTGGTCATGGTCAGAAGGGTTTAAAAGGTAATCCTGGTATGCCTGGTGGCCTGGGTCTTCCTGGGCCAAGAGGCCTTGTTGGTCTTCCAGGAGACAATGGTACTGATGGTTTAAAGGGACAGAAAG gtGAAAAGGGCCACCCTGGGAAGTCTGGGTCTAGAGGTGGGCTTGGAAATCCTGGGCCTCCAGGACCAAGAGGTGAAAAGGGGGAAAGAGGTTCCACTGGTCAATTTGGAATTGCAGGAGATCCAGGACTGCCTGGTAAAAAAG GTTCAACTGGCCCCATGGGATTACCGGGAGTATGTCACAAAGTCAATGTGACAAAAGGCCAGTCTGGATTTAGGGGAAATAAGGGGCTTCCAGGTCACCCAGGAGTTGCAG GACCCAAAGGCAAAAATGGCACGCAGGGTGATATGGGGCCTGATGGGAGGCCAGGATTGAAAGGATTAAAAGGGTTTGCTGGGGTTCCAGGTAGAGACGGCTTATCAGGTCCCTCTGGACGTCGTGGGATTAAAGGTTTCCCAGGTCCAAGGGGATATTCGGGGAACACTGGAGATCAG GGAGATACAGGGACACCAGGACAAATCGGTATCCCTGGCCTCCCAGGATTTCCAGGTGCAAAAG GTGACAAAGGACAGTCCTATGGGATACCTGGTCCACAGGGGCTCAAAGGATTACCAGGGGAGGTTGGGCCCAGTG caCCTAGAGGAAGTGCAGGTGATCCAGGTGACCCAGGACCCAGGGGAAGGTCAGGACAACCTGGAAATCCAGGGATTACTGGGGAAACTGGAAGACAAGGAGGACCAG GCTCTCCTGGGTCCCAAGGTCCCTTTGGGCGTCCAGGCATTTGGGGTCCTCCAGGTGATGAAGGAGGTGTGGGACCACCAGGCCTACCCGGCCCACATGGTTCTGCAG GGTCTCCTGGGACAACAGGTTTGGATGGATTGGATGGGTTAAAAGGTTCAAAAGGGCTGAAGGGAGCAAGCG GCATAGACACTCCTGGCCCGCCTGGAAAAATTGGTTTACCTGGAGCTAAAGGTGCCCAGGGCATCTCAGGGTGTGCAGGAAAAACGATTGCAGGGCTTAAAGGCCAAAGAGGGCCTCCTGGGAACACAG GCCCTGCAGGGATACCAGGAACACCTGGCAGCCCTGGCAAAACTTGCCAAACCCCCTTGCATGGGCCTCATGGAGATAAAGGCTATGAAGGACCTACAGGACCTACAGGACCCCCAG GTCCTCCTGGACGACCTGGACCACAGGACTGCAGTGTTTCATATAAAGGAGACCCAGGACCAGTTGGCCATCCTGGGGTACAAGGTTATAGGGGACACAAGGGCCTCCCAGGCTCTCCTGGGCCATTTGGCCACCTGGGCATTCGAGGACCAAAGG GTGAGAAAGGTCATGAAGGTGCAAGGGGCCCTCAGGGACCCAAAGGTCAGGGAGGAATCCATGGGCCCCGGGGTTGCAAGGGTGAGCCTGGCCCTGTTGGAGATCCAG GTGTCAAAGGTGAACCTGGTGATTTAATCACTTTAGGCTTCGCTCCACCAGGAGCAACAGGACCAAAAGGGCTTCAGGGAAGTGTAGGAACACAAGGGGATGTGGGTCCACCTGGTCCTTTTGGACAAACAg GACCAAAGGGTCCTAAAGGGTCTCTGGGCTTTCCTGGCAAACCAGGTCCTCCTGGGTTAGATGGTCCCCGTGGAGACCCAGGTGATGTTGGTGAGCCAGGATTCACTGGGCCTCAAG GTGCCCCTGGTCCTCCTGGTGATGCAGGTGAGCCAGGCCATAGAGGGCCACTGAGATCCGGCTTCCTTTTGGTCATCCACAGCCAGTCAGTTCAGGTACCACAGTGTCCTGCAGGTAGCAACCTGCTTTGGGTGGGATATAGCCTCATCTACCTGGAAGGACAAGAGAAGGCTCACACACAAGATCTGG GCCAACCTGGCTCTTGTCTACCTGTTTTCTCCACTATGCCATTCTCCTACTGTGACAAAGATGCCTGCTACTACTCAAGTCGCAATGACAAGTCCTACTGGCTCTCTACCACTGCTCCCATTCCCATGATGCCACTCTTTGGCCAGGAGATCAGCCTCCACATTAGCCGTTGTGTTGTGTGTGAGACACATTCACCTGCAACGCCTTTTCACAGTCAAACTCATGCTGTCCCTCCCTGCCCATCTGGTTGGAGGAGTTTATGGACAGGATACTCTTTCCTTCTG CACACAGGGGCAGGTGACGAGGGTGGCGGACAATCACTGGCTTCTTCTGGTAGCTGCCTTAAGGATTTTCGAACTCATCCCTTGATTGAGTGTCAAGGCGCGCAGGGTTCCTGTCACTACTTTTCCAACCTCTACAGTTTTTGGCTGACTACTGTAAAAGAGACGGAGGAGTTTCTCCCTGTTAGGCCTGGTACCATCAAAATAACTGAGCAGCAGCGACTCAAGACCAGCCGGTGTAATGTTTGCCTTCGGGATTAA